A single genomic interval of Chitinophaga sp. 180180018-3 harbors:
- a CDS encoding YfhO family protein: MKQNRLKAILPHLAAIGIFLLLAMVYCSPALEGKVVNQADMKNVEGMAKEAKDYYQKTGEYALWSNSMFSGMPTYVVYTGASGINKVAYIPKYLTLFTPVPVNMLFLAMLCMYLLLCVLDFKYWIRIMGAIAFAFCSYNVILIDVGHVTKMYDIALMPAVLAGIILTYRGNLLTGAALTTLAAALLIYFNHLQMIYYTVIMVAVLAVGAFIHAFREKQLAQFFKASVLLLIGGALAVLTAMDNLLIFHEYADYTMRGSKSELTLDKDDITQKKSSGLEIEYAYDWSYGKAESGTFLIPGYVGNSSGQRLSAGSNFGQQMISIGVPAAQVDQFLSQQKLPLYYGAQSKGTSGPVYVGAIICFLFVLSLLLVKSWHKWWLIAVTIIGFILAWGKNLGFINDFLFYHLPMYNKFRAPAQALVLPSLTFVVLACWGLQEVAAGNHTKEELLKKLKQALLITGGFIVGFFLITNFFTGFSSASDAGMLQYFSQMMGGEENGKLLIRALEKDRSSLLLKDSFRSVIFILIAAGAIWAYLQGKLKWMPAALIIVAAVTIDLIGVDRNYLNNDSFVDDISFMQELQPSAADQQIRQDPDPYYRVLNVATAPFDDASPSYFHKNIGGYSPAKLWIYQDLITHQISKNNMKVLNMLNAKYIIVPDQKTGQPVAQRNPDAYGNAWFVKDIVWAPDANTEMKTLDYLNTRDSAVIDKRFEKQLGTFKPGADSSASIKLTQYGLNKLEYTSHNSQDGFGVFSEIYYPAGWDAFIDGKPVDIIRTNYALRGFKIPAGDHKIEMKFYPKTFFTGLKIASTSSTLLLILVLLAFAWQAYKELRI; encoded by the coding sequence ATGAAGCAAAACCGGCTAAAAGCCATTCTTCCGCATCTGGCAGCCATAGGTATCTTCCTGTTGCTGGCAATGGTCTACTGCTCTCCCGCCCTTGAAGGCAAGGTTGTAAACCAGGCTGATATGAAGAATGTTGAGGGAATGGCCAAAGAGGCAAAGGACTACTATCAGAAAACCGGCGAATATGCACTCTGGAGCAACAGTATGTTCTCCGGTATGCCTACCTATGTGGTCTATACCGGCGCTAGCGGTATTAATAAGGTAGCCTATATCCCCAAGTACCTGACCCTTTTTACTCCGGTTCCGGTAAACATGTTGTTCCTGGCGATGCTATGCATGTACCTGTTGCTATGTGTGCTCGACTTTAAATACTGGATCCGTATTATGGGTGCCATCGCGTTTGCATTCTGTTCATATAATGTGATCCTTATCGACGTGGGCCACGTTACCAAAATGTACGACATCGCGCTGATGCCTGCCGTGCTGGCCGGTATTATTCTTACCTATCGTGGCAACCTGCTTACCGGTGCGGCCCTGACCACACTGGCCGCCGCGCTGCTGATTTACTTCAACCACCTCCAGATGATCTATTACACCGTGATCATGGTGGCGGTGCTCGCAGTAGGTGCATTCATACACGCCTTCCGCGAAAAACAGCTGGCGCAATTTTTCAAAGCGTCTGTGCTCCTCCTCATCGGCGGCGCCCTGGCAGTGCTTACGGCAATGGATAACCTCCTGATCTTCCATGAGTATGCCGATTATACCATGAGAGGAAGTAAATCAGAACTGACCCTCGATAAAGACGATATTACCCAGAAGAAATCTTCCGGGCTGGAAATAGAATACGCGTACGACTGGAGCTATGGTAAAGCCGAATCCGGCACATTCCTGATCCCCGGCTATGTGGGCAATTCTTCCGGGCAGCGCCTCAGCGCCGGTTCCAACTTCGGCCAGCAGATGATCAGTATTGGTGTTCCCGCTGCCCAGGTCGATCAGTTCCTTTCCCAACAAAAACTGCCGCTGTATTACGGCGCACAGTCGAAAGGCACTTCCGGCCCCGTTTATGTTGGTGCCATCATCTGCTTCCTTTTCGTATTGTCGTTGCTGTTAGTAAAGAGCTGGCACAAATGGTGGCTCATTGCTGTGACCATTATCGGCTTCATACTGGCCTGGGGGAAGAACCTCGGCTTTATCAATGACTTCCTCTTCTATCACCTGCCCATGTACAACAAGTTCCGTGCACCTGCACAGGCACTGGTACTCCCCTCCCTCACCTTTGTGGTGCTGGCCTGCTGGGGATTGCAGGAGGTAGCTGCCGGCAATCATACCAAAGAAGAGTTATTGAAAAAACTGAAACAGGCCCTGCTCATCACGGGCGGTTTTATCGTTGGTTTCTTCCTCATCACCAATTTCTTCACAGGCTTCAGCAGCGCCAGCGATGCAGGCATGTTGCAGTACTTCTCCCAGATGATGGGCGGTGAAGAAAATGGCAAACTCCTGATACGCGCGCTGGAAAAGGATCGTAGCAGCCTGTTGCTGAAAGACAGCTTCCGCTCCGTTATATTTATCCTGATTGCTGCCGGCGCCATCTGGGCTTATCTCCAGGGCAAACTGAAGTGGATGCCTGCTGCATTGATCATCGTTGCTGCCGTAACGATCGACCTGATCGGCGTAGACAGGAACTACCTCAACAACGATAGCTTCGTGGACGATATCAGCTTCATGCAGGAACTGCAGCCTTCCGCAGCCGACCAGCAGATCAGGCAGGATCCTGATCCTTATTACCGTGTGCTGAACGTAGCCACTGCTCCGTTCGATGATGCTTCTCCATCTTACTTCCACAAAAACATCGGTGGCTACAGCCCCGCCAAACTGTGGATCTACCAGGATCTCATCACACATCAGATCTCCAAAAACAACATGAAGGTGTTGAATATGCTCAACGCCAAATATATCATCGTGCCCGACCAGAAAACCGGTCAACCTGTCGCGCAGCGCAACCCTGACGCCTATGGCAATGCCTGGTTCGTGAAGGATATCGTTTGGGCGCCGGACGCCAATACGGAAATGAAAACGCTGGATTACCTGAATACACGCGATTCTGCGGTCATCGACAAACGCTTCGAAAAACAACTGGGTACCTTCAAACCCGGCGCCGATAGCAGCGCTTCCATCAAACTCACGCAGTATGGCCTGAACAAACTGGAATATACCTCCCATAACAGCCAGGATGGTTTCGGCGTGTTCTCTGAAATCTACTACCCTGCCGGCTGGGATGCTTTCATCGATGGCAAGCCGGTAGATATCATCCGTACCAACTATGCACTTCGCGGTTTCAAAATACCCGCCGGCGATCATAAGATAGAAATGAAATTCTATCCCAAAACCTTCTTCACCGGCCTGAAAATAGCCAGCACGTCCTCAACGCTGCTGCTGATACTCGTGTTGCTCGCGTTTGCATGGCAAGCCTATAAAGAATTAAGAATATAG
- a CDS encoding glycosyltransferase family 2 protein, which produces MNDTVSPVLSIVTVCFNAEKFIENTIQSVLAQSYPHIEYIIIDGASKDNTMGVIGKYRSGIAKVISEKDKGLYDAMNKGMQLATGDYLLFLNADDVLADNDVIRRVFASGPNADVYYGEAMFMDENGNDIGLRSEQTPHKVPEQLNWKSLKHGMVVSHQAYIVRRSLSPLYDLQYRICADIDWMIRTLKASHNICNTHQVISRFRVGGTSKQHQQKAWKERYRILSRYYGHLPNFTNHLWIGVRYFFRKRY; this is translated from the coding sequence ATGAACGACACTGTTTCACCGGTATTAAGCATTGTCACCGTATGTTTTAACGCCGAAAAATTTATTGAAAATACCATTCAGAGCGTGTTAGCGCAAAGCTATCCGCATATTGAATATATTATCATAGATGGCGCCTCTAAGGATAACACCATGGGCGTAATTGGAAAATATCGCTCCGGAATAGCCAAAGTGATCTCTGAAAAAGATAAAGGCTTATACGATGCGATGAACAAAGGCATGCAACTCGCCACCGGCGATTACCTGCTGTTCCTCAATGCCGACGATGTACTCGCTGATAATGATGTTATCCGCCGTGTATTTGCCTCCGGCCCCAATGCCGACGTGTATTATGGAGAAGCTATGTTCATGGATGAAAACGGCAACGATATCGGCTTACGCTCTGAACAAACGCCGCACAAAGTGCCGGAACAACTCAACTGGAAAAGCCTGAAACACGGCATGGTAGTATCTCATCAGGCTTATATTGTTCGCCGCAGCCTGAGCCCTCTGTATGATCTGCAATACAGGATCTGCGCTGACATCGACTGGATGATCCGCACCCTGAAAGCATCTCATAACATCTGCAACACGCATCAGGTGATATCCCGCTTTCGTGTAGGCGGTACTTCCAAACAGCATCAGCAGAAAGCCTGGAAGGAACGCTACAGGATACTTAGCAGGTATTACGGGCATTTACCGAATTTCACGAACCATTTGTGGATAGGCGTGAGGTATTTCTTCAGGAAACGGTACTGA
- a CDS encoding glycosyltransferase — protein sequence MKVLFINKYENSGGAAIAAQRIAEGLAVYHQTENHFVVGDRHTSAPNVTLTRPGTFRHVTERGWNVVSNKLGLQYLYFPFSTNAIMRAAQSFRPDVISLHNIHGGYFDAGLLPRLSALAPVAWTLHDMWALTGNAAHTFGDTSWKNGRAGKSEHRHAPAMGLPTGNYLMRRKQRLYEASNLHIISPSRWLYDMTVESPLTRQKPLYHIPNPIDTDYFRPQDKAAARASLGLPATAPVITFVSERLFASEFKGGAELMKILRLLDEQLDHTVYLLMIGRDRLPGEFKHLQCVYTGYVKDTLRMMQCYSASDIFFYPTKADNLPNVLIEAGSCETACITFDVGGCREIVLDGATGYVIPPGNHELFATRTLELLQQPSTCQQFGQTARTYITQHFGMKVVADQYYRLFQLIQRTS from the coding sequence GTGAAAGTATTATTTATCAATAAGTATGAAAACAGTGGCGGAGCAGCCATTGCAGCGCAACGGATTGCGGAGGGGCTTGCTGTTTATCATCAGACGGAGAATCACTTCGTGGTGGGCGACCGGCATACTTCCGCCCCGAATGTGACCCTGACCCGGCCGGGTACGTTCAGGCATGTTACAGAGCGTGGATGGAATGTGGTGAGTAACAAGCTAGGGCTGCAATATCTTTATTTTCCGTTTTCTACTAACGCTATCATGCGCGCCGCGCAAAGCTTCCGGCCCGATGTGATCAGCCTGCACAATATTCACGGCGGTTATTTCGATGCCGGTTTATTGCCAAGGCTGTCGGCCCTGGCGCCGGTTGCATGGACGCTGCACGACATGTGGGCACTAACCGGCAATGCTGCGCATACTTTCGGAGATACGAGCTGGAAAAACGGACGTGCAGGAAAATCGGAGCACCGGCATGCGCCGGCGATGGGACTGCCCACCGGCAACTACCTGATGCGGCGTAAGCAGCGCCTGTATGAGGCAAGCAATCTGCACATCATATCACCGTCCCGCTGGTTGTATGACATGACGGTGGAAAGTCCGCTTACAAGGCAAAAGCCGCTGTATCACATTCCCAATCCCATCGATACCGATTACTTCCGGCCCCAGGACAAGGCGGCAGCCAGAGCATCGCTGGGCTTACCAGCTACCGCGCCGGTGATCACCTTCGTATCCGAGCGCCTGTTTGCCAGTGAATTCAAAGGCGGGGCTGAATTAATGAAGATCCTCCGGCTGCTCGATGAACAGCTGGATCATACCGTATATCTGCTCATGATAGGCCGCGACAGGTTGCCAGGAGAGTTCAAACATCTGCAGTGTGTATACACCGGCTATGTGAAAGACACCCTGCGAATGATGCAATGTTACAGCGCCAGCGATATCTTCTTTTATCCGACAAAGGCAGATAACCTGCCCAATGTGCTGATAGAAGCAGGCAGCTGCGAAACAGCCTGCATTACTTTTGATGTAGGTGGCTGCCGGGAAATAGTGCTGGACGGCGCTACAGGTTATGTAATCCCCCCGGGAAATCATGAGCTGTTTGCTACCCGCACGCTGGAACTATTGCAGCAGCCATCTACCTGCCAACAATTCGGGCAAACCGCCAGAACCTATATCACACAGCATTTTGGGATGAAGGTAGTAGCGGATCAGTATTATCGCCTGTTTCAGCTGATACAGCGCACATCGTAA
- a CDS encoding polysaccharide deacetylase family protein: protein MGNLSDKIFSVVHYVANKVQRPAVVLLYHRVTTLPQDPQELSVTPANFSAHLAHLASDYHVLDADQFLYHVKNKKPFPERSVFITFDDGYADNYLEALPLLEQHQTPALFYITTSKINTGYELWWDDLERVLLTAESLPPVLNIGINGQTWQYATNTLQSIKDTYYALQQVLRFCKPDVIDATMQQLYQWAGTDAAGRVSHRLMTWDELRAMSGSKQVTIGCHTHRHPAVGMLSYDEQYHEIGQSKEILEGVLHAPQVHFSYPFGGRKFLGSKRYYNADSIKACKALGLQLVCANYHGQVHTWSNPYALPRILVRDWAPDVFSRNMQQFFKY, encoded by the coding sequence ATGGGCAACCTGAGCGATAAGATATTTTCTGTAGTGCATTATGTAGCTAATAAAGTGCAGCGGCCGGCAGTGGTGTTGCTTTATCACCGTGTTACCACCTTGCCGCAGGACCCACAGGAGTTGTCGGTTACACCCGCTAATTTCAGCGCCCATCTGGCGCATCTGGCATCAGATTATCATGTATTGGATGCCGATCAGTTTTTGTATCACGTAAAAAATAAAAAGCCATTTCCGGAAAGGTCGGTATTCATCACCTTTGATGACGGGTATGCAGATAATTACCTGGAAGCCTTGCCATTGCTGGAGCAACACCAGACGCCTGCGCTTTTTTACATTACCACTTCTAAAATTAATACCGGTTACGAGCTTTGGTGGGACGACCTGGAACGTGTGCTGCTCACCGCTGAAAGCCTGCCACCGGTGCTGAATATTGGCATTAACGGGCAAACGTGGCAGTATGCTACCAATACGCTGCAGTCGATAAAAGATACGTATTATGCGCTGCAGCAGGTACTTCGCTTCTGCAAGCCGGATGTGATCGACGCCACTATGCAACAGCTGTATCAATGGGCCGGCACAGATGCCGCGGGGCGTGTATCGCACCGGCTGATGACCTGGGATGAGCTGAGGGCAATGAGCGGATCGAAACAGGTGACCATAGGCTGCCATACACACCGTCATCCGGCGGTGGGCATGCTGAGCTATGATGAGCAATATCATGAAATAGGCCAATCGAAGGAAATACTGGAAGGAGTGCTGCATGCGCCGCAGGTACATTTTTCTTATCCTTTCGGCGGACGTAAATTCCTGGGCAGCAAACGATATTATAATGCAGACAGTATAAAAGCCTGCAAGGCGCTCGGATTGCAGCTGGTATGTGCCAACTATCACGGTCAGGTACATACGTGGAGTAATCCTTACGCATTGCCGCGGATACTGGTGCGCGACTGGGCGCCTGATGTGTTCAGCCGGAATATGCAACAGTTCTTTAAATACTAG
- a CDS encoding methyltransferase domain-containing protein encodes MLKVIRKIFRKMKREVISPVAWDSLRRLQPLSTTFGFDRGTPVDRHYITDFLRSHSADIHGHVLEIAESSYSKQFGANVSSFEVLHVQPGSQVTIVGDLTNRASLPENHIDCFICTQTFNFIYDFKTAIEGAWHLLKPGGVLLATLAGATQISAYDAQRWGDYWRFTPQSAERVFGEVFGKDNVEVTSYGNVLTCTAILQGISAEELLQEELDYRDPVYPVIIAVRATKV; translated from the coding sequence ATGCTTAAAGTAATCCGGAAAATATTCAGGAAGATGAAGCGGGAGGTGATATCACCTGTTGCCTGGGACAGTTTGCGGCGTCTGCAGCCATTGTCTACCACCTTTGGGTTCGACAGGGGCACACCGGTAGACCGGCATTACATCACGGATTTCCTGCGTTCGCATTCCGCCGATATTCACGGTCACGTACTGGAGATTGCGGAAAGCAGCTATTCGAAACAGTTCGGGGCTAATGTCAGCAGCTTTGAAGTGCTGCATGTGCAGCCGGGCAGCCAGGTTACTATTGTGGGAGACCTGACGAACAGGGCATCTTTACCAGAGAATCATATCGACTGTTTCATTTGTACGCAGACATTTAACTTTATATACGATTTCAAAACCGCCATAGAAGGGGCGTGGCACCTGTTGAAACCGGGAGGGGTGCTGCTGGCCACACTGGCCGGCGCCACACAGATCTCCGCTTATGATGCGCAGCGCTGGGGCGACTACTGGCGCTTCACGCCACAATCGGCAGAGAGAGTATTCGGAGAAGTGTTTGGAAAAGACAATGTTGAAGTGACCAGCTATGGCAACGTACTTACCTGTACTGCCATCCTGCAGGGCATTTCAGCAGAAGAGCTGTTGCAGGAGGAATTAGATTACCGGGATCCCGTATACCCGGTTATCATTGCAGTGAGGGCAACGAAAGTGTAA
- a CDS encoding NlpC/P60 family protein: MIRVKGHLVVKLSICALSLSSCASLKKTSANKKTVNTPTASRNNGRIEFINGISASRHSRNNSSSSKDVSISKNITMGSASLENAQGWQFKYAQLLDVPVEDVLNQQLYGFIEEWYGTPYRLGGKTKDGIDCSGFVNTLMNTVFQMALSGNSADLFTQVKRLGLKDLREGDLVFFRIHHRRISHVGIYLENDKFVHASTSAGVMISDLNEPYWKRYFAGAGRL; the protein is encoded by the coding sequence ATGATCAGAGTAAAGGGACACTTAGTTGTGAAGTTATCGATATGTGCATTGTCACTCAGTTCCTGCGCCTCCCTGAAGAAAACCAGCGCGAATAAGAAAACAGTCAACACACCCACTGCGAGCAGGAATAACGGACGTATTGAATTCATTAACGGTATTTCTGCCAGCCGTCATTCCCGCAATAATTCTTCCTCTTCAAAAGACGTCAGCATCAGCAAAAATATTACGATGGGGAGCGCCAGCCTGGAAAATGCGCAGGGCTGGCAGTTTAAGTATGCCCAGCTGCTGGATGTTCCTGTAGAAGATGTGTTGAATCAGCAATTGTATGGCTTCATCGAAGAATGGTATGGTACGCCGTACCGGCTGGGGGGAAAAACGAAAGACGGCATCGATTGCTCCGGATTTGTGAATACGCTGATGAATACCGTATTTCAGATGGCATTGTCGGGAAATTCTGCTGACCTGTTCACGCAGGTAAAGCGGCTCGGGCTGAAGGATCTGCGGGAAGGTGATTTGGTTTTCTTCCGTATCCATCACCGGCGTATTTCTCACGTAGGTATTTACCTTGAGAACGATAAATTTGTGCATGCTTCTACCAGTGCCGGCGTGATGATCAGTGATCTGAACGAACCTTACTGGAAGCGCTATTTTGCCGGCGCAGGCCGGTTATAG